AAACAGGGACACAGCGACAACCTGAAAGAGGCTTCGGCAGAACTCCCCTGTTACGTCCTGGGAGAGCCCGATGGCGGCGAAGGCCAGTATGGCGACGACGGTGGCTCCCAGGAGAGGCCATTTAGTCTCCTCCACTATTCGAGAGGCCGTGGCTTTGCCGTCCTTTCCGGCGGATATGCCGACCAGTATCCCCTCTGTGACGACGATAGCGTTGTCCACCAGCATCCCCAAAGAGATTATGAGAGCCCCTAAGGACACGCTATGGAGCTCTATACCTATTATCCTCATGGCCACGAAGGTGCCCGCTATGGTGAGGAGCAGTATGGCTCCCATGAGGAGGCCACTTACCGTGCCCATGAAGACCACCAGCAGGACGATCACTATGGCGACCGCCTCGACCAGGTTGACGACAAAACCCTGGACTGCGTCCCTAACTAGGTCGCTCTGGTAGGTGACCGTCTCTATGTCCACCCCTACTGGCAGATCCTGCTCGATCCGTTTAAGTTCCTCTTTGACCATGTCTCCCATTCTAACCACGTTTCCCCCTGGAACGGTGGACACCCCTATAGCGATAGCGTGCCGTCCGTTTAGGGACATCACCTTTCTAGGAGGGTCTATGTAGCCCCTGTATATGTGGGCAACGTCCTTGAGGGCCAACAGCCGCCCTCCGACACCACCTCTTATCAGGAGCTCCCCTATGTCATCCACCGACCTGAGGTTTCCCGTGGGGTCTATAGGGATCCTCAGAGAGCCCGCCGACACCGACCCCGAGTCTGCCACCAGGTTCTGGCCCTGGAGGGTGGCGGCTATCTGTTCCGGCGATACGCCGAGCTCGGTCATTCTGGCTCTGGACATCTCCACGAACACCGCCTCGGTCCTTTCTCCCCAAAGGGAGACCTGGGCGACATCGGGAACGAGAAGGAGGGCCTTTTTTATCCTGTCCCCGTAGGTCTTTAGCTCCGCCATAGAGTAGCCGTCCCCTGTTATGGCGAAGACCACTCCGAAGACGTCGCCGAAATCGTCGTTGACCATGGAGGGGCCAGCACCGGGAGGGAGCTGCCTTTGGGCCTCAGTTATCTTTCTCCGAAGTTCGTCCCAGACCTGAGGAAGTTTTCCGTTGGTGTAGCGGTCCTTTATATCCACGTAGACCACAGACAGGCCCCTTCGGGACTGGGAACGTACCCGCTTCAATTGAGGTAGTCTCTGGACCGCCTGCTCTATTCGGTCGGTGACTTCCTCCTCTACCTCCGTAGGAGAGGCTCCAGGGTAAGAGGTCACTACCAGGGCAGTCTTTACGGTGAAGTCGGGGTCCTCAAGACGGCCTAAGCCCGAGTAGGCCCAGACTCCACCGATGGCGATAAGCACCGCCACGAAGAGGGTAAAGGATTTTCTCTCCATGGCCCACCTGCCGATGTTCATCTCTTGCCCTCCAAAAGCCTTACGGACTGCCCCTCCCTGATGACGTGGACCCCTGCGGTGACCACCCTGTCTCCCGCCTCTATATGCCCTTTCACGTCGACGTGGCCGTCACCTAGGTGGGTTACCTCCACGGAGGTCCACTGAACCCTGAGATCGTCTCCGACGATCCATACCCCCGATCCCCGGTCGTCGGATAGCAACGCCTCTATGGGAATCCGGTAGACCTGCCCCTTGCCACCGTATTTTATCTTTCCCGAGACCTCCGCCGCCATTCCCGGAAATAGCCTGATTCCCTCGGGAACCTCCATGGCTAAGGTGGCCCGGTATGTCTGGGTCTCAGGGTCAGGGGCGGAGGAGAACTCCACCAGCCGAAGGGGAAATTTGCCGGGGACCACCGAAAAGGTGGCCCAGACGTCCAGGTCGTCGGGGTTCAAATTTATGGCCGATTCCGGCACGTCCACCACTATCTCCACAGAGGACGTGTCCTGAAGGCTCAATATGGGCTGACGGGCGGTTATAAACTGGAAATTCTCCGCCGTGCGTTTGGCCACCATTCCATCGAATGGGGCCTTTAGCTCGGTGTCCGCCAAAGCTGCCGCCGCCGCCGACTCCTGGGCCTGAAGGGACCTTATCTGAGATTCCATGGCCCGGATGTCCTCCTCTCTGGCCCCTTTTCTGGCCTTCTGAAGCTCCTGCTGGGCCGCCATAAGCGACGAGGCCGCCACGTCCTTGGCGGTCCTGTACCGGTCGAACTCGGACTGGGATATGGCTTTCGCCTCGTAAA
The uncultured Dethiosulfovibrio sp. genome window above contains:
- a CDS encoding efflux RND transporter periplasmic adaptor subunit, which codes for MRFRVALKWLFPGALAILLAGVLLGPRFFSSKGDIREPITVRPVKSMVLSPIDGAWIRTMPGRVQASRRVDLAFRVSGPLIELSAKEGEEVKAGDVLAKIDPRDFKLALDGVRGSLSQAKATLEAMRRGARAEDIRSLEAQVASARARAEEAEAQFSRFKRLYEAKAISQSEFDRYRTAKDVAASSLMAAQQELQKARKGAREEDIRAMESQIRSLQAQESAAAAALADTELKAPFDGMVAKRTAENFQFITARQPILSLQDTSSVEIVVDVPESAINLNPDDLDVWATFSVVPGKFPLRLVEFSSAPDPETQTYRATLAMEVPEGIRLFPGMAAEVSGKIKYGGKGQVYRIPIEALLSDDRGSGVWIVGDDLRVQWTSVEVTHLGDGHVDVKGHIEAGDRVVTAGVHVIREGQSVRLLEGKR